The DNA segment GCTGGTGGCGGCGACGGCCGCCGAGGTGCTGATCTGGGAGTTCTAGCGGAGCCCGTCCACGAAGGCCTGCCAGGCAGGGGCGTGGACGAACAGCGTGGGTCCGGCGGGGTTCTTGCTGTCGCGGACCGGCACGGTACCGGGGAGGCCGTGGGCCACCTCTACGCATTCGCCGCCGGTGTTTCCGCTGTACGACGACTTCCGCCATGCGGCGCCGTCGGTCACTGTGCACTCGACGCACTCGCCGCCGTTGGTGCCGCTGTACGACGACTTCCGCCAGCACGCTCCGGTCAGGTCATCGCCGGGCTCCATATCGTTCCTCCATCACGCGAGCGATCAGTACCGCCGAGTCCTCGGGGGAGAGGGCGGTGGCTTGCAGGCGAGCGTAGCCGACCGAACGTTCTTTGATCACTGTCGGATTGGCAGTCATATGGCCTTGGTCGTAGCTCTCCACGTAGAAGAGGTCGGGGTCGTCATCCAACCTCAGCAATGTGAATGAGCCCATCATCCCCGTGTGTTGGCCAGCTGAGAACGGCATGACCTGGATCTGCACCCACGGATTGTCGCGGAAGTCCAACAGCCGGGCCAGTTGCCTGCGCATGACGTCCTGCCCGCCGACCTCCTGAAGCAACGCGGCCTCACTCAGGACGATCCACAGAGCGGGTGCGTGCTCCCCCTCCAGGATCCGCTGGCGGTCCAGCCGGGCTGCCACCATCTCATCGACCTTGCCCGGGTGGTCGACGCCGAGCAGCGCCCGCGCGTACTCCTCCGTCTGAAGTAGCCCGTACACCAACTGCGCCTGGTACGTGGAGATGTACGCCGCCCGCGCCTCCATCTCCGCATACGGCTGGAACCAGGTCGGCAGCTGGCTGCGCAGGACCAGGCCGACCAGGCGTGAGAACACCCCGTCCGTGGCGAGCGCCGCGTCCACCCTCTCGGCGAAATCGCGCGTGGGGATCTTCTTCGTGGTCTCGATCTGGCCGATCAGGGAGCCGGTGCAGAAGATGAGGTCGCCGAGCTGCCCCTGTTTCAGGCCGTTGGCCTCTCGCTGCCGGCGCAGCTCCCAGCCGAAGTAGTCCAGCGGAGAAGCGCTGGGATCGAGTGAGTGGATGTTGGCCACGGGGGCACCTCCGGCCTGCAACGCCGCTCGGCGTTCGGTTCAGTACGTAGCCGAGCGTAACCGTCACATTGCACGCTGGTGACATGAATGACGTAAATGGTTCCCCGGCAGGCGTCGCGGAGTCGACCTACCGTGCCGCCTTCGCGGTGAGCGAGCACTCGGCGCTGCATCTGCGCCGCATCCTGCGCATGTATCTCACCGGCTGGGGCCTCCTCGAAGTGGCCGACGTGGCGGAGCTGGCGCTCACCGAGCTGATCGCGAACGTCGTACGGCATGTCCCGGGCCGCCTCTGCCAGACGTACATCTTCTGGCTCCCCGGCCGGGGCGTGCGGATCGAGGTCGCGGACGGGTGCCCCCGCCTGCCCAGCGCGGCTGTCGGCGATGAACTGGACGAGGGCGGACGAGGGTTGGTCCTGGTCGCCGCCCTCACCGACCACTGGGGCGTGGAGCCGCGCCGCGACGGATGCGGCAAGACGGTGTGGTTCGAGTGCCTGGCCGCGAAGGCGGACGATGCGCGGGCGCCGGGGGAGGCCGCGAGGTGACGGCCCGCTGAGTTCCGCCGGCGGTAGGAGCCTCAGGCGGCACAGGGCGGTCTGTAGGGCAGGGAGTCGCCGACGTAGCGCCGCCATTCCTTGGCGGTGAGGACGTTTCTGGTGTCGGCGCAGATCCGGTCGGCGATGGTGTCGGCATCCAGCGCCCACAACCGGACCGACTCGTCCAGACTGCCGGTGGCCAGGGTCCGGCCGTCCGGGCTGAACGCCGCTGACCAGACACCGCTGTTGTGGCCTGTCAGCGGCTCGCCCAGGGACGCGGAACGGTCAGCATCGGACACGTTCCACAGGCGGACCGTCCCGTCGAGGGCTCCTGATGCCAGCACTTTTCCATCAGGGCTGTACGCGACCGCCCGCACGGCACTCGTGTGCCCTTCCAGGGGACGGCCTCGGGGCACGGAGTGGACCGGATCCGACACATTCCACAGTCGTACGGTGAAATCGTATGCACCGATGGCCAGTGTGTGTCCGTCCGGGCTGAACGCCAGCGAGGACGCCTGGGATCCTACGTTCAGCGGGCGGCCCAGAGGCCCGGGCCGGGCGGGATGGGAAACATCCCACAGCCGGACTGTTTTGTCGCTGCTTCCCGAGGCGAGTGTTCTGCCGTCCGGACTGAACGTCACTGACCAGACCTGATTGGTGTGGCTTCTCAGTGGCTCACCGAGCAGCGCAGGCCGGGCTGGGGTCGTCACGTCCCACAGCCGCACTGTCCTGTCGTCACTTCCCGAGGCAAGAGTCCGGCTGTCCGGACTGAATGCCAGAGATTCGACCAGGTCGGTGTGGCCTCGCAGGGGTTCACCCAGGAGTCTGGGCCCGGTATCTGTCGAGACATCCCACAACTGCACCGCCCCCTTGGCGTCTCCTACGGCCAGGGTGTGCCCGTCGGGACTGAGCGCCAGCGACATGGCGGAACGGATGTGGCCTTTCAGGGGTGGTCCCAAGGATTTTGGCCGGGACCGGGCCGATACGCTCCACAGCCGCACTGATCCGTCTCCGCCGCCCCCGGTCGCCAGGAGGTGTCCATGGGGGCTGAACGCCACCAGGCTGACGACATCGGTGTTTCCGGTGAGGCGGGTGGAGGGGAGATTCCACAGCCGGACCGATGTGTCGTAGCTGCCGGTTGCCAGCGTGTGTCCGTCCGGGCTGAACGCCACCGAGGACACGGTGCCGGTGTGGCCGGCCAGGGCGCGGCCGAGGAGTATGTGCTGGTCGGGGTTGGACACGTTCCACAACCGCA comes from the Streptomyces sp. NBC_01471 genome and includes:
- a CDS encoding helix-turn-helix domain-containing protein produces the protein MANIHSLDPSASPLDYFGWELRRQREANGLKQGQLGDLIFCTGSLIGQIETTKKIPTRDFAERVDAALATDGVFSRLVGLVLRSQLPTWFQPYAEMEARAAYISTYQAQLVYGLLQTEEYARALLGVDHPGKVDEMVAARLDRQRILEGEHAPALWIVLSEAALLQEVGGQDVMRRQLARLLDFRDNPWVQIQVMPFSAGQHTGMMGSFTLLRLDDDPDLFYVESYDQGHMTANPTVIKERSVGYARLQATALSPEDSAVLIARVMEERYGARR
- a CDS encoding ATP-binding protein, whose product is MNDVNGSPAGVAESTYRAAFAVSEHSALHLRRILRMYLTGWGLLEVADVAELALTELIANVVRHVPGRLCQTYIFWLPGRGVRIEVADGCPRLPSAAVGDELDEGGRGLVLVAALTDHWGVEPRRDGCGKTVWFECLAAKADDARAPGEAAR
- a CDS encoding DUF397 domain-containing protein, whose protein sequence is MEPGDDLTGACWRKSSYSGTNGGECVECTVTDGAAWRKSSYSGNTGGECVEVAHGLPGTVPVRDSKNPAGPTLFVHAPAWQAFVDGLR